In the genome of Fluviispira vulneris, one region contains:
- a CDS encoding glycosyltransferase family 9 protein: MHDDKKRILIVLPRQLGDVLLGTPIAQVLRDKYPNAQIDWWSHPMAKQILEQNPFLNHLFFYPVLKKSKTNKNSIFKRLIENIVFLYENIQHLIKIRKQKYDIVIDAMNNPRTAVLSMLTGAPVRISFSTSPIRNLVFNKLIPREDLNGIYLGHARLKLLQPLDINLQTEQCLKLHPIIPISLENKEKVQDWLNKEKAKLISANINIKQTKSHIFDYILLSPTHRRSVRRWPAASYVDLAWRLIQKYQCPIVWLWGPTEDAYVNEMHCALQLKLKENNLAIEFSLFPPLFSLREAGFLSEQALLWIGNSNGLSHIAVAAGANTLELHGPTSPTSWCHPDKSKHLSLQRETGCIQCESNICRLSRRECLEDLSVEKVFQTALILIENKEKLDNEGY, encoded by the coding sequence ATGCACGATGATAAGAAAAGAATTTTAATAGTACTGCCGAGACAATTGGGTGATGTTCTATTGGGCACTCCAATCGCGCAAGTATTACGGGATAAATACCCAAATGCACAAATAGATTGGTGGAGTCATCCTATGGCGAAACAAATTCTTGAGCAAAATCCCTTTTTAAATCATCTTTTCTTTTACCCTGTTTTAAAAAAAAGTAAAACAAATAAGAATTCCATATTTAAACGACTGATAGAAAATATTGTATTTTTATATGAAAATATACAGCATTTAATTAAAATTAGAAAGCAAAAATACGATATTGTGATCGATGCAATGAATAATCCCAGAACAGCTGTGCTCTCTATGCTAACGGGAGCTCCTGTCAGAATCAGCTTTTCGACAAGTCCAATTCGAAATTTAGTTTTCAACAAATTGATTCCTCGCGAAGATTTAAATGGAATCTATTTAGGCCATGCTCGTTTAAAACTATTGCAACCGTTAGATATCAACTTACAGACAGAGCAATGCTTAAAATTGCACCCAATCATACCAATCTCTCTAGAGAATAAAGAAAAAGTACAAGATTGGTTGAATAAAGAAAAAGCAAAACTCATTAGTGCAAACATAAATATAAAACAGACCAAATCGCATATTTTCGATTATATACTTTTAAGTCCGACCCATAGACGCTCTGTACGGCGTTGGCCAGCAGCAAGTTATGTGGATTTAGCTTGGCGCTTGATACAAAAATATCAATGCCCAATTGTCTGGCTATGGGGACCTACAGAAGATGCTTATGTCAATGAAATGCATTGTGCATTGCAGCTTAAACTAAAAGAAAACAATCTAGCAATTGAGTTTAGTTTATTTCCTCCTTTATTCAGTTTGCGTGAAGCAGGCTTTCTTTCAGAACAAGCACTTCTTTGGATTGGAAATTCAAATGGCCTAAGCCATATTGCAGTTGCAGCTGGAGCAAATACTCTTGAGTTGCATGGACCCACTTCGCCAACCAGTTGGTGTCATCCAGATAAATCTAAACATTTGTCCTTACAGCGAGAGACAGGCTGTATACAATGTGAGTCAAACATCTGTCG
- a CDS encoding O-antigen ligase family protein, with translation MFLRSLFFLLPFFLYLGIAVQAAGFYLCCIFAPFGYYLVKNKKIPFFMLKLGIYLLILYCVFPVFNFLTYYFQNKTIAPSIYNLKENFPLLLNSSFSSSFFFTGTISSFFIWISRYEIFRFFTKGKNLNQSLPDINPLKYFLAGLLPASILFCCALTYQHFTGFELRSHTKYGPILTNDNLLQNGTFRVYGFYGHPLTVAAVGLTYATFNWTLLWLIIAKKNLKSMYFIPFKDHKYLPYVYLFLITIANTTCVFLSSGRTATLVNIAILLGIPSLIYLKRKPIFTIIAITSIGIASFFIGKKLGVIERFDSAAQSILNSHAFEEGNNRQYFWKVYTKMFLDSPAVGQGNFWINHGIRNEYYNKLGFSHIEQKYNAHNNYLEILASVGIIGLSIILFAIYKIFRVLKLEIKAQKNSLVLLLIPLFVTLLANLFHATTQNVFFDSSFIYINIAIIYVIIWQIIDNKRNALS, from the coding sequence ATGTTCTTAAGATCTCTGTTCTTTTTGTTACCATTTTTCTTATATCTTGGGATTGCTGTTCAAGCTGCAGGCTTTTATCTCTGTTGTATATTTGCGCCTTTTGGTTATTATTTAGTTAAAAATAAAAAAATTCCTTTCTTTATGCTAAAACTTGGTATATATTTACTCATATTATACTGCGTATTTCCCGTTTTTAATTTTTTAACTTATTATTTTCAAAACAAAACAATAGCACCATCTATATACAATTTAAAGGAAAATTTTCCACTTTTACTCAATAGCAGTTTCTCTTCCTCTTTTTTCTTTACAGGCACAATTTCTAGCTTTTTTATTTGGATTTCACGCTACGAAATCTTTAGATTTTTTACGAAAGGAAAAAATCTAAACCAATCACTCCCTGATATTAATCCTCTCAAATACTTTTTAGCAGGACTTTTACCTGCTTCTATTTTATTTTGTTGCGCACTTACTTATCAACATTTTACAGGTTTTGAACTTCGTTCTCATACGAAATATGGCCCCATTTTAACAAATGACAACTTACTACAGAATGGAACTTTTCGTGTATATGGCTTCTATGGCCATCCTCTAACTGTTGCAGCAGTGGGTTTAACTTATGCCACATTTAATTGGACATTATTATGGCTCATTATTGCTAAGAAAAATCTAAAAAGTATGTATTTTATCCCATTTAAAGATCATAAATACTTACCATATGTATATTTATTTTTAATTACAATCGCCAATACCACCTGTGTGTTTCTCAGTTCAGGCAGAACAGCTACTCTCGTAAATATTGCTATTTTATTGGGAATCCCATCACTTATTTATTTAAAGCGAAAGCCTATTTTTACAATTATTGCTATAACATCGATCGGCATTGCAAGTTTCTTTATAGGAAAAAAACTTGGAGTGATTGAAAGATTTGACTCAGCTGCCCAGTCAATATTAAATTCACATGCTTTCGAAGAAGGAAACAATCGTCAGTACTTTTGGAAAGTTTATACAAAAATGTTTTTAGATAGTCCTGCTGTTGGACAAGGGAATTTTTGGATTAATCACGGAATCCGCAACGAATATTATAATAAACTCGGTTTCTCTCATATTGAACAGAAGTACAATGCTCACAATAATTACCTCGAAATTCTAGCCTCTGTGGGCATTATTGGCTTGAGCATTATTTTGTTTGCAATCTATAAAATATTTCGCGTATTAAAACTTGAAATCAAAGCACAAAAAAATTCTTTAGTTCTTTTACTTATTCCTCTTTTTGTTACTTTATTAGCAAACTTATTTCACGCAACCACGCAAAATGTTTTTTTTGACTCCTCTTTTATATATATAAATATAGCAATTATTTATGTCATCATATGGCAGATTATAGATAATAAAAGAAATGCTCTGAGTTGA
- a CDS encoding O-methyltransferase, whose protein sequence is MRLKSYSNLSQSVANYVEGLLNIDECADLKLALQIAKKRGTPPLQVIPTDGRCLEILARSVQAKKIVEIGTLCGYSAIFLAKALPPEGKLYTFEQSEHHARVASEVFTELNLLTKIEIVFGKASEKLPEINHKGPFDLIFIDADKASYPHYFDWAIENLRSGGLLIADNVFVFGYIGEEELPSGDLANLVLAMRAFNQKCAEDARLVTTFLPTGEGMMVAVKK, encoded by the coding sequence ATGCGCTTAAAATCATACTCAAATTTATCACAATCTGTGGCAAACTATGTTGAAGGTCTCCTTAATATCGATGAATGTGCGGACCTTAAGCTCGCATTACAAATTGCTAAAAAGCGTGGAACTCCACCCTTACAGGTAATTCCTACAGACGGGCGCTGTCTCGAGATCTTAGCGCGTTCGGTTCAGGCTAAAAAAATCGTCGAAATTGGTACACTTTGTGGATACTCTGCCATATTTCTTGCAAAAGCACTTCCACCGGAAGGTAAACTTTATACTTTTGAGCAGAGTGAGCATCATGCGCGGGTTGCCAGCGAAGTTTTTACTGAACTCAATCTATTGACGAAAATTGAGATTGTCTTTGGTAAGGCTTCTGAAAAGCTTCCAGAAATAAATCATAAAGGGCCTTTCGATCTTATCTTTATCGATGCTGATAAAGCCAGTTATCCACATTATTTTGATTGGGCAATAGAAAACTTGCGCTCAGGTGGATTATTGATTGCAGATAATGTCTTTGTTTTTGGTTATATTGGCGAAGAGGAATTGCCTAGCGGAGATCTGGCAAACTTAGTTTTGGCAATGCGTGCGTTCAATCAAAAATGCGCTGAAGACGCGAGATTGGTGACAACTTTTTTGCCAACCGGTGAGGGTATGATGGTCGCGGTTAAAAAATGA
- a CDS encoding pilus assembly protein N-terminal domain-containing protein — protein sequence MIKLYDNLDTFELNLDGFRVKLKSPSGQQAARTGLLNHLSLPLHEGLLYRKKRIFHTFGMSFSIAIFCLNKYKKLLSKPEIIEKNCIFIVPKESFYTMEVHPELTTKIFDDYMDKKIKIIKNKKAKIIYFISKNIIFIFTFFLLIFFTLSAYSRENLNLKLGKSKVIQLFSAPQSIQISDPDIIDIQRIGFTNSIKIIPKQNGQAALTVQYEGGNEMYWQVYVGKNIAEERYSEKTENEFQEHSLPLSILTTHLKKINGLKVLIKNGRIILFGKVKKFEDFRSIAREVGMHGKLFFPTYQIATQIELGVLHSLQEDLKILGEKSLYIINKGGVFTLTGVPSSPVGKHRAWDYLNALLPNLIDATSLFSGESSVVQINFEFLEVGKKEGIGGGIQSPGMQAPISTSLNFSSSLISAPIREPILQIAPLNFLLKALEERAFVRNLAQPVVLSRSGEKASFLAGGEVPIVTAQNSGNNYNSSVSFKPFGIMFTVLPRVQSDGSIWLKLDLEVSDVSQLYASQNIPGFTKRKINTNIILKDNNLALLSGLVQAKNSKNIEKYPFLGSIPILGELFKSRKFHDEESELWIAVSAIRSDLQAENNEIKNFMNMKAKNFEKNLSGSLLD from the coding sequence GTGATAAAACTTTATGATAACTTAGATACATTTGAACTTAATCTCGATGGATTTAGAGTAAAATTGAAATCTCCCTCTGGACAGCAAGCAGCTAGGACTGGTTTATTAAACCACCTCTCGCTTCCTCTTCATGAAGGTTTACTTTATAGGAAAAAACGAATTTTTCATACATTTGGTATGTCTTTTTCTATCGCTATTTTTTGTTTAAATAAGTATAAAAAATTATTAAGTAAACCAGAAATTATTGAGAAAAATTGTATATTTATTGTGCCAAAAGAAAGTTTTTATACAATGGAAGTTCATCCTGAACTCACCACAAAAATTTTTGACGATTATATGGATAAAAAAATAAAAATTATAAAAAATAAAAAAGCAAAAATAATTTATTTTATTAGCAAAAATATTATTTTTATATTTACTTTTTTCTTGTTAATATTCTTTACATTGTCTGCGTATTCAAGGGAAAATTTAAACTTAAAATTGGGTAAGTCAAAAGTTATACAACTCTTTTCAGCTCCACAAAGTATTCAAATTTCAGACCCAGATATCATAGATATTCAAAGAATAGGTTTCACAAACTCGATCAAAATTATCCCAAAGCAAAATGGGCAAGCAGCTCTTACTGTTCAATATGAAGGTGGCAATGAAATGTATTGGCAGGTATATGTTGGTAAGAATATTGCAGAAGAAAGATATTCAGAGAAGACAGAAAACGAGTTTCAAGAACATTCGCTACCTTTGAGTATTTTGACAACACATTTAAAAAAAATTAATGGGCTTAAAGTATTAATTAAAAATGGACGTATTATTTTATTTGGAAAAGTGAAAAAGTTTGAAGATTTTCGATCGATTGCAAGAGAAGTGGGTATGCATGGTAAATTATTTTTTCCAACGTACCAAATAGCTACTCAGATTGAATTAGGTGTTTTGCATTCCCTCCAAGAAGATTTGAAAATATTAGGTGAAAAAAGCTTATATATTATAAATAAGGGTGGAGTCTTTACACTCACAGGTGTGCCATCATCTCCAGTTGGTAAACATAGAGCATGGGATTATTTAAATGCACTTTTACCCAATTTAATCGATGCTACGAGTCTTTTTTCAGGAGAAAGCAGTGTTGTTCAAATCAATTTTGAATTCTTAGAGGTTGGAAAAAAAGAAGGAATTGGTGGCGGAATTCAGTCTCCTGGTATGCAAGCACCAATATCAACTTCATTAAACTTTTCTTCTTCACTGATAAGCGCTCCTATCCGTGAGCCTATTCTGCAAATTGCACCGTTGAATTTCTTATTAAAAGCTCTTGAAGAAAGAGCATTCGTGCGCAATCTCGCCCAACCAGTTGTCCTTTCGCGCTCAGGTGAAAAAGCATCATTTTTAGCGGGGGGTGAGGTTCCTATCGTGACAGCGCAAAATTCTGGAAACAATTACAACTCTTCTGTGAGTTTTAAACCATTCGGAATTATGTTTACTGTACTTCCACGAGTGCAATCAGATGGGAGCATTTGGTTAAAACTTGATTTAGAAGTGAGTGATGTTTCTCAACTCTATGCCAGCCAAAACATCCCTGGTTTTACCAAGCGAAAAATAAATACTAATATTATTTTGAAAGACAATAATTTAGCGCTTTTAAGCGGATTGGTGCAAGCAAAAAACTCAAAAAATATCGAAAAATATCCATTTTTAGGCAGTATTCCTATTTTAGGCGAGCTTTTCAAAAGTAGAAAATTTCACGATGAAGAATCCGAACTTTGGATTGCTGTCTCTGCTATACGCAGTGATTTACAAGCCGAAAACAATGAAATTAAAAATTTTATGAATATGAAGGCGAAAAATTTTGAGAAAAATCTAAGTGGAAGCTTATTGGATTGA
- a CDS encoding Flp family type IVb pilin — translation MSLLFIKTEKGQGLTEYAIILSLIAVASIAATAFFGGAIKAKIAALAGAISGQDIAKINESEKKSKSAADKAQKNASTVTGNTSIKKDEDIFDKETL, via the coding sequence ATGTCTCTATTATTTATTAAAACAGAAAAAGGCCAAGGTCTAACAGAATATGCTATCATTTTAAGTCTGATCGCAGTTGCCTCAATTGCTGCAACTGCATTTTTTGGGGGAGCTATTAAAGCAAAGATTGCAGCACTTGCAGGAGCTATTTCCGGACAAGATATCGCTAAAATCAACGAATCTGAAAAAAAATCAAAATCTGCTGCGGATAAAGCACAAAAGAATGCATCAACTGTCACAGGCAACACATCCATAAAAAAGGATGAAGATATTTTTGATAAAGAAACTTTATAG
- a CDS encoding CpaF family protein, which yields MNWRIINHQENKIAQIEDKNILTIGNNENCDIIIQSSEKTKIYCQVLLHDGFIFDIRDEKVNTFFLKKNLTFFSQKIDFFYEQNDNFFLSSLLDKDLNISCFDLFLFSTNGNENLKFLFSDYEHKTKIIEENFKQFKKNPEIIALIYQQITHIYSLDIFKKTLAEVQNQLSQNSILRLEAKTYHYFDIVETACCYLDTFFWEKHCIFSEENIYLFKKIIWCVCAQIVDYGIITLPLYDEGISEILINHAKKVYFEGKGQLKLSPLIFSSDNTLMTLIERICTSVGRKIDESTPYCDARLPNGARVHAIIPPLSLNGPCLTIRKFPKYSIDMKYLVNNSSLTQQMADLLKGIVQDKKNILISGGTGTGKTTFLNCLSSFIGRDERIITIEDSAELQLQQPHVIRLETRSANSEKMGKVTMRELLKNALRMRPDRIVIGECRGEEALDMLQAMNTGHDGSMTTIHSNSAKDALRRLETLVMYASQNLPSTAIREQMSTAIHFIIQLTRRANGMRCVESIHSITALCEQSKTIKTKCLYECN from the coding sequence ATGAACTGGAGGATAATAAATCATCAAGAAAATAAAATTGCACAGATTGAGGATAAAAATATTCTTACCATTGGCAACAATGAAAATTGCGATATTATAATACAAAGCTCTGAAAAAACAAAAATCTACTGCCAAGTGCTGCTCCACGATGGCTTCATTTTCGATATCAGGGATGAAAAAGTAAATACATTCTTTTTAAAGAAAAATTTGACCTTTTTTTCTCAAAAAATTGATTTTTTCTATGAACAAAATGACAATTTCTTCCTAAGCAGTTTGTTAGATAAAGATTTAAATATATCATGCTTTGATCTCTTCTTATTTAGCACAAATGGAAATGAAAACTTAAAATTTTTATTTTCAGACTATGAGCATAAAACGAAAATCATTGAAGAAAACTTTAAACAATTCAAAAAAAATCCAGAAATAATAGCACTTATTTACCAACAAATAACTCACATTTACTCACTTGATATTTTCAAAAAAACTCTTGCAGAAGTGCAAAATCAACTCTCGCAAAACTCAATTTTACGATTAGAAGCAAAAACGTATCATTACTTTGATATCGTAGAGACAGCTTGTTGCTATTTAGATACATTCTTTTGGGAAAAACATTGTATTTTTTCTGAAGAAAATATTTATTTATTCAAAAAAATAATTTGGTGTGTTTGTGCACAAATTGTCGACTATGGAATAATAACCCTTCCTCTCTATGATGAAGGAATTTCTGAAATCTTAATTAACCATGCAAAAAAAGTATATTTTGAAGGTAAAGGTCAACTAAAACTATCACCTCTCATCTTCAGCTCCGACAACACTCTTATGACTCTCATTGAAAGAATATGCACTTCAGTTGGGAGAAAGATCGACGAAAGCACACCCTATTGCGATGCACGCTTGCCCAATGGAGCGCGCGTACATGCTATCATTCCACCCTTATCATTAAACGGACCTTGTCTCACAATTCGAAAATTTCCAAAATATTCTATTGATATGAAATATCTTGTAAATAATTCCTCTCTCACTCAGCAAATGGCAGATCTTTTAAAAGGGATTGTGCAAGATAAGAAAAATATTTTGATCTCAGGCGGAACAGGAACAGGCAAAACAACTTTTTTAAATTGTTTAAGTTCATTTATCGGAAGGGATGAACGCATCATTACAATAGAGGATTCTGCTGAGCTACAATTACAGCAACCTCATGTCATCCGCCTCGAGACTCGCAGCGCGAACAGCGAAAAAATGGGTAAAGTGACTATGCGGGAACTGCTGAAAAATGCTTTGCGCATGCGACCTGATCGCATAGTTATTGGAGAGTGCCGAGGCGAAGAGGCTTTAGATATGCTGCAAGCTATGAATACTGGTCATGATGGCAGTATGACAACTATTCACTCTAATTCAGCAAAAGATGCTTTGAGGCGCCTCGAAACTCTTGTAATGTATGCTTCACAAAACCTCCCTTCCACTGCCATTCGCGAACAGATGAGCACAGCGATTCATTTTATTATTCAATTGACTCGACGTGCGAATGGTATGCGTTGTGTTGAATCCATTCATTCCATTACAGCTCTTTGTGAACAATCAAAAACCATTAAAACTAAGTGCTTATATGAATGCAATTGA
- a CDS encoding type II secretion system F family protein, giving the protein MLSEIPTLIDSLHSFLKAGIHISEAIVIIAKKSYWSPTIKRYLFVICNSYHQGLSFQESVKKAMDLKSSSRHNKHLQYILAAIQIGHQSGTKICSILENAKAKTMSSIKIEQKIKVLTAQMKFQAIIISSIPSILFIIIYFISPEHILFFFYNIIGNILLIICVIFNLFGIIILKRITKIV; this is encoded by the coding sequence TTGCTCTCAGAAATTCCAACCCTCATCGACTCACTGCATTCTTTTTTAAAAGCTGGAATTCATATTTCTGAGGCAATCGTAATAATTGCTAAAAAATCTTATTGGAGCCCAACAATAAAAAGATATTTATTTGTTATATGCAATTCTTACCACCAAGGTCTTTCGTTCCAAGAATCCGTTAAGAAAGCTATGGATTTAAAAAGCTCATCTCGTCACAACAAACATTTACAATATATTTTAGCGGCCATACAAATAGGCCACCAAAGCGGCACAAAAATATGCTCAATTTTAGAAAATGCCAAAGCAAAGACTATGAGTAGTATTAAAATTGAACAAAAAATAAAAGTGTTAACTGCTCAAATGAAATTTCAAGCGATTATTATATCATCTATCCCATCAATATTATTTATTATAATTTACTTTATATCTCCAGAGCATATACTTTTCTTTTTTTATAATATTATTGGAAATATTTTATTAATAATTTGTGTTATTTTTAATTTATTCGGAATCATTATTCTAAAAAGGATCACAAAAATTGTTTAA
- a CDS encoding type II secretion system F family protein produces the protein MDTLVLNLQAGLNTFKAFERACFSITDHNLQKNCKKILKKYYLGSSFLEALQSVPESESNSDLQEVIENITLSLLLGASLTENLNQLSSHLKAKANTELEKLASEASVKMIFPLVFFIFPVIFILLGSASIEDFIISFNN, from the coding sequence TTGGACACCTTAGTGCTAAACTTACAAGCAGGATTAAACACTTTTAAAGCTTTTGAGCGAGCATGCTTTTCTATCACCGATCACAATTTACAGAAAAATTGCAAAAAAATTTTAAAAAAATATTATTTAGGCTCTTCTTTTCTCGAGGCTTTACAATCAGTTCCAGAATCAGAAAGCAACAGCGATTTACAAGAAGTTATTGAAAATATTACTCTTTCCCTTCTACTCGGAGCCTCACTCACAGAGAATTTAAACCAGCTGAGCAGTCATCTAAAAGCTAAAGCAAACACAGAGCTCGAAAAATTAGCAAGTGAGGCATCCGTAAAAATGATCTTTCCTCTGGTTTTCTTTATTTTTCCAGTTATATTTATTTTATTAGGAAGTGCATCAATTGAAGATTTTATTATATCATTTAACAACTGA